From the Periophthalmus magnuspinnatus isolate fPerMag1 chromosome 1, fPerMag1.2.pri, whole genome shotgun sequence genome, one window contains:
- the LOC117376304 gene encoding ribosomal protein S6 kinase beta-2-like, whose protein sequence is MAGVFDIDLETEDVSDTEDDVCDFTVPEPENVQTEEVELTSESVNRDSERVGPDCFELLRVLGKGAYGKVFQVRKVQGAQTGKIFAMKVLKKAKIVCNAKDTAHTRAEREILETVRHPFIVDLLYAFQTGGKLYLILECLSGGELFMQLEKEGIFMEDTACFYLGEITLALGHLHSNGIIYRDLKPENIMLNHQGHIKLTDFGLCKESIHDGSVTHTFCGTIEYMAPEILTRLGHNRAVDWWSLGALMYDMMTGSPPFTAENRKKTIDKILKCKINLPPYLTIDARDLLKKLLKKSPAQRLGSSKADCADIQKHPFFRHINWDDLLSKKVEPPYKPQLHSEEDVSQFDTRFTRQTPVDSPDDTTLSHSAELAFAGFTYVAPSVLESLKEGFSFEPKARTMRRCNSSPRTPISPQFSTGGPFKSNMYGEADLFSPVSPPACPAPTPLENGRVSQPIRAPARNKKQKGHRR, encoded by the exons ATGGCTGGAGTTTTTGACATTGACCTGGAGACTGAAGATGTCAGTGATACAGAG GATGATGTATGCGACTTCACTGTGCCTGAACCAGAAAA TGTCCAGacggaggaggtggagctgaCCAGTGAGAGTGTGAACAGGGACAGTGAAAGAGTTGGGCCTGACTGCTTTGAGCTGCTCAGGGTGCTGGGAAAAGGGGCATATGGCAAG GTTTTTCAAGTGCGCAAAGTACAAGGTGCCCAGACTGGAAAAATATTTGCTATGAAGGTCCTGAAAAAG GCAAAGATTGTATGCAATGCTAAAGACACAGCCCACACTCGAGCAGAGCGTGAGATTCTGGAGACTGTGAGACATCCTTTTATTGTGGATTTACTTTATGCTTTTCAGACCGGAGGAAAGCTCTACCTCATCCTGGAGTGTTTGAGTG GAGGTGAACTATTCATGCAGCTGGAGAAGGAGGGCATCTTCATGGAAGACACAGCTTG TTTTTATCTTGGAGAAATCACTCTTGCTCTGGGTCACCTTCACTCCAATGGGATAATCTACCGCGACCTGAAACCTGAAAACATCATGCTTAACCACCAAG GGCACATAAAGCTGACGGACTTTGGCCTGTGTAAAGAGTCCATTCACGACGGCAGCGTCACTCACACGTTCTGTGGGACCATCGAGTACAT GGCTCCAGAGATCTTGACCAGATTAGGCCACAATAGAGCTGTGGACTGGTGGAGCCTGGGTGCACTGATGTACGACATGATGACGGGATCG CCTCCTTTCACGGCTGAAAACAGGAAGAAGACCATAGATAAGATTCTGAAGTGTAAGATCAACTTGCCCCCTTATTTGACCATCGACGCTCGGGACCTCCTCAAAAAG CTTTTGAAGAAGAGTCCGGCCCAAAGGCTTGGCTCCAGTAAAGCAGACTGCGCAGATATTCAG AAACATCCTTTTTTCAGACACATCAACTGGGATGACCTGCTCAGCAAGAAAGTGGAGCCCCCCTACAAGCCACAACTG CACTCGGAGGAGGATGTGAGTCAGTTCGACACCAGGTTCACTCGACAGACTCCAGTGGACAGTCCAGACGACACCACTCTGAGCCACAGCGCTGAGCTCGCTTTCGCT GGCTTCACTTATGTGGCTCCGTCAGTGTTGGAGAGTCTGAAGGAAGGATTCTCATTTGAACCAAAAGCTCGAACGATGCGGCGTTGTAACAGCAGCCCACGCACACCCATAAG TCCTCAGTTTTCCACAGGTGGtccattcaaatcaaacatgtaCGGAGAAGCGGACCtgttctctcctgtctctcctcctgcttgtcCCGCCCCCACACCACTGGAGAACGGACGCGTcagtcaaccaatcagagcccCTGCCCGCAACAAGAAGCAGAAAGGGCACCGCAGATGA